In the genome of Rhodoplanes sp. Z2-YC6860, one region contains:
- a CDS encoding RidA family protein, which translates to MRTITIALAAVACLSLASPASAQSFEKKNYNYSEWTKGRFSEAVTVTGPGKMIFLAGVGAEDENGKGGDILHKGDFTAQCKYAFDKIKRALEKNGATYGDVVKMVTYMTDVRYQPDFGKCRQETFGSTPMPAHTLLTISQLAWPGMLVEIDVTAMVPVK; encoded by the coding sequence ATGCGAACGATCACGATAGCGCTTGCAGCCGTAGCCTGCCTCTCCCTCGCCTCACCGGCGTCGGCGCAGAGCTTCGAGAAGAAGAACTACAATTACAGCGAATGGACCAAAGGCCGCTTCTCGGAAGCCGTCACGGTCACCGGCCCGGGCAAGATGATCTTCCTCGCCGGCGTCGGCGCCGAAGACGAAAACGGCAAGGGCGGCGACATTCTTCACAAGGGCGACTTCACCGCCCAATGCAAGTACGCCTTCGACAAGATCAAGCGCGCGCTGGAGAAAAACGGCGCGACCTACGGTGATGTCGTCAAGATGGTCACCTACATGACCGACGTCCGCTATCAACCGGACTTCGGCAAGTGCCGCCAGGAAACCTTCGGCTCGACGCCCATGCCGGCGCACACGCTGCTCACCATCAGCCAGCTGGCGTGGCCCGGGATGCTGGTCGAGATCGACGTCACCGCGATGGTGCCGGTGAAGTAA
- a CDS encoding Bug family tripartite tricarboxylate transporter substrate binding protein, with protein sequence MASTSTASKRVWFALLGLLALWPWQARAQSAADAASYPNRPIRVIVPFPAGGPSDVLARIIAQRLGEDWKQTVTVENRVGANTVIGAQVVATAPGDGYTLLMAIDSTLVMNQFLYKSLPYDPLSFVPVSMVGKTVVLLMVNASGDIKSVGDLIAKEKVAPGKFNYGAGTITTQLTGFLLNKALGTNAELVRYNGSAQVTQGLLTNSVQYVLDGPSAALSLIQDGRFRVLAKFDAGPFPPAPDAPLISAAAGLKNFDDVTVWLGLVAPKGTPQPIADKLSRKVAEIMADPGIKQKAEATGLFPATSTPAEFGAFIRKEAERWAPVVKETGIHYD encoded by the coding sequence ATGGCATCGACAAGCACGGCATCGAAACGGGTGTGGTTCGCGCTTTTGGGGCTTCTGGCCTTGTGGCCGTGGCAGGCCCGCGCGCAAAGTGCCGCGGACGCGGCGAGCTATCCGAACCGGCCGATCCGAGTCATCGTGCCATTCCCGGCCGGCGGGCCGTCCGACGTTCTCGCACGCATCATTGCCCAGAGGCTCGGCGAGGACTGGAAGCAGACGGTCACGGTGGAAAATCGCGTCGGCGCCAACACGGTGATCGGCGCGCAGGTGGTCGCGACCGCGCCAGGCGACGGCTACACGCTCCTGATGGCCATCGACTCGACGCTGGTGATGAACCAGTTCCTCTACAAGAGTCTGCCCTACGATCCGCTGAGCTTCGTGCCGGTCTCCATGGTCGGCAAGACCGTGGTGCTCTTGATGGTGAACGCGTCGGGCGACATCAAAAGCGTCGGCGATCTGATCGCCAAAGAGAAGGTTGCGCCCGGGAAGTTCAATTACGGCGCCGGCACGATCACGACGCAGCTCACCGGCTTTCTGTTGAACAAGGCGCTCGGCACGAATGCGGAGCTCGTGCGCTACAACGGCAGTGCGCAGGTCACGCAGGGGCTTCTGACCAACAGCGTGCAGTATGTCCTCGATGGGCCGTCGGCCGCGCTGTCGCTCATTCAGGACGGCCGTTTTCGCGTGCTGGCGAAGTTTGACGCCGGACCGTTTCCGCCGGCGCCGGACGCGCCGCTGATTTCTGCTGCGGCGGGGCTCAAGAATTTCGACGACGTCACGGTGTGGCTTGGTCTCGTGGCGCCGAAGGGCACGCCGCAGCCGATCGCCGACAAGCTCAGCCGCAAGGTTGCGGAGATCATGGCCGATCCCGGCATCAAGCAGAAGGCCGAGGCGACCGGACTGTTCCCCGCGACATCGACGCCGGCGGAGTTCGGTGCATTCATCCGCAAGGAGGCCGAGCGCTGGGCCCCGGTGGTGAAGGAAACCGGGATTCATTACGACTGA
- a CDS encoding c-type cytochrome, giving the protein MIMTSLRIAAAAAALVISGAAASAVDAEHGKTLYTACAACHSEKPDALGPSLKGVFGRQSASLDDFRYSNAMKRAKLTWDEANLREYIADPQAKVKGNRMPFAGFSQATDVDDVVAYLKTLK; this is encoded by the coding sequence ATGATCATGACGTCGTTACGCATCGCGGCAGCAGCCGCAGCTCTCGTCATCTCGGGCGCCGCGGCCTCTGCGGTCGATGCCGAGCACGGCAAGACGCTCTACACCGCATGTGCGGCCTGCCATTCGGAGAAGCCGGACGCGCTCGGGCCGAGTCTGAAGGGCGTGTTCGGACGGCAGTCGGCATCGCTCGATGACTTTCGCTATTCGAACGCGATGAAGCGCGCGAAGCTCACCTGGGACGAGGCGAACCTGCGCGAATACATCGCCGATCCGCAGGCCAAGGTGAAAGGCAACCGCATGCCGTTCGCGGGCTTCAGCCAAGCCACCGACGTCGATGACGTTGTGGCGTATTTGAAGACGCTGAAGTAG
- a CDS encoding GMC family oxidoreductase has translation MATRLKEVDAVMVGMGWTGSIMARELTKAGLNVVGLERGPDIKPAEDFAMPHIRDELRYVQRLEIIQDPAMETLSFRHRPSEQALPMRRMGSFLPGNGVGGAANHWGGQHWRYLPSDHQTRSNILNRYGAKALPEDMTVQDWAMTYDELEPYYDRFEKLCGVSGKAGNLRGQKVDGGNPFEGARQNDYPTPPVKMTESALMYAKACKELGYHPFPQPASTISQPYTNTEGLALGGCQYCGHCERAGCEANAKAGPHICVLPVLRADPKFELRVHSWVSRLTYDKAAKKVTGVVYTDTRTGEEYEQPAGMVVLSAYVFGNIGLLLHSGIGEPYDPATQKGAVGRNYCYQLSRIGLTMFFKDKNFNPFMGSPGSMMVIDDFDGDNFDHTGLGFFGGCRIQTGHGEGRPIAYRPTPPGTPRWGSAWKKAAVDNYQHALSIGMSGSNYANRNNYVDLDPTYKDQLGRPLLRLTYNFVENDYKLAEYCMSKVVEIAKVMNPTVMGSPRLRKGDYDIVPYQSTHNTGGTIMGTDPKTSVVNRYLQSWDASNLFIMGASTFPQQPAYNPTGPVGALAYWAADAIVSKYLKNPGPLVHA, from the coding sequence ATGGCAACACGTCTGAAGGAAGTCGATGCGGTGATGGTCGGCATGGGCTGGACCGGCAGCATCATGGCGCGCGAACTCACCAAGGCCGGACTCAACGTCGTCGGTCTGGAGCGCGGGCCGGACATCAAGCCCGCCGAAGATTTCGCGATGCCACACATCCGCGACGAGCTGCGGTATGTGCAGCGGCTCGAAATCATCCAGGACCCGGCGATGGAGACGCTGTCGTTCCGGCATCGCCCGAGCGAGCAGGCGTTGCCGATGCGCCGGATGGGATCGTTCCTGCCGGGCAACGGCGTCGGCGGCGCCGCCAATCACTGGGGCGGTCAGCACTGGCGCTACCTGCCAAGCGATCACCAGACCCGCAGCAACATCCTCAACCGCTACGGCGCCAAGGCCCTGCCCGAAGACATGACGGTGCAGGACTGGGCGATGACCTATGACGAGCTCGAGCCCTATTACGACCGGTTCGAGAAGCTCTGCGGCGTGTCCGGCAAGGCCGGCAACCTGCGCGGCCAGAAGGTCGACGGCGGCAATCCGTTCGAGGGCGCACGGCAGAACGACTATCCGACACCGCCGGTGAAGATGACCGAGTCGGCGCTGATGTACGCCAAGGCGTGCAAGGAGCTCGGCTATCATCCGTTCCCGCAGCCGGCCTCGACGATCAGCCAGCCCTACACCAACACCGAGGGGCTCGCGCTCGGCGGCTGCCAGTATTGCGGTCACTGCGAGCGCGCCGGCTGCGAGGCCAATGCCAAAGCCGGCCCGCATATCTGCGTGCTGCCGGTGCTGCGCGCCGATCCGAAGTTCGAGCTGCGCGTGCATTCGTGGGTGAGCCGGCTCACCTACGACAAGGCCGCGAAGAAAGTCACCGGCGTGGTCTACACCGACACGCGGACCGGCGAGGAATACGAGCAGCCCGCGGGCATGGTCGTGCTCTCGGCCTATGTGTTCGGCAACATCGGCTTGCTGCTGCATTCCGGCATCGGCGAGCCTTACGACCCGGCGACGCAGAAAGGCGCCGTCGGCAGGAACTACTGCTACCAGCTCTCCCGCATCGGGCTGACGATGTTCTTCAAGGACAAGAACTTCAACCCGTTCATGGGCTCGCCCGGCTCGATGATGGTGATCGACGATTTCGACGGCGACAACTTCGATCACACGGGCCTCGGCTTCTTTGGCGGCTGCCGCATTCAGACCGGCCACGGCGAAGGCCGGCCGATCGCCTACCGGCCAACGCCACCCGGCACGCCGCGCTGGGGCTCGGCCTGGAAGAAGGCCGCGGTCGACAACTACCAGCATGCGCTGTCGATCGGCATGTCGGGATCGAACTACGCCAACCGCAACAACTATGTGGACCTCGATCCGACCTACAAGGATCAGCTCGGCCGCCCGCTGCTGCGGCTCACCTACAACTTCGTCGAGAACGACTACAAGCTCGCCGAATACTGCATGAGCAAAGTGGTCGAGATCGCCAAGGTGATGAACCCGACCGTCATGGGCTCGCCGCGTCTGCGCAAAGGCGACTACGACATCGTGCCGTACCAGTCGACGCACAACACCGGCGGCACCATTATGGGCACGGATCCCAAGACCAGCGTCGTCAACCGCTATCTGCAGTCGTGGGACGCGAGCAATCTGTTCATCATGGGCGCTTCGACGTTCCCGCAACAGCCGGCCTACAACCCGACCGGCCCGGTCGGCGCGCTGGCCTACTGGGCGGCGGACGCGATCGTCTCGAAGTATCTCAAGAACCCCGGCCCGTTGGTGCACGCATGA
- a CDS encoding gluconate 2-dehydrogenase subunit 3 family protein, giving the protein MADERILRREFLKGAAIAGTAAATAIAPATEAAAQSAPPKPQAPPAASADSDAMVTLSPAEQAFFTAAADTIIPADDLSPSGSDCGVVTFIDRQLASAWGGGAKMYRSGPFRKPPGEGFGYQLALTPREFFAAGITATNAWLKKTRGKEFDRLSLKERDEVLKVMDQGKAELQNFDGKQFMEALLDITMEGFFSDPIYGGNKNKVSWRMIGYPGLPATYANMMDLYRNKLYKPEPQSIADFS; this is encoded by the coding sequence ATGGCAGACGAACGGATTCTCCGTCGAGAATTCCTGAAAGGCGCGGCGATCGCGGGCACCGCCGCCGCGACAGCAATCGCGCCCGCAACCGAGGCCGCCGCACAAAGCGCCCCGCCAAAGCCACAAGCCCCGCCCGCAGCCAGTGCCGACAGCGACGCGATGGTGACGTTGTCGCCAGCCGAGCAGGCGTTCTTCACGGCCGCAGCCGATACCATCATTCCGGCCGACGATCTGTCGCCGTCGGGAAGCGATTGCGGTGTGGTGACCTTCATCGACCGCCAGCTCGCCAGCGCCTGGGGCGGCGGCGCCAAGATGTACCGCAGCGGACCGTTCAGGAAACCGCCCGGCGAAGGCTTCGGCTACCAGCTTGCGCTGACGCCGCGCGAGTTCTTCGCCGCCGGCATCACCGCCACCAACGCCTGGCTCAAGAAAACCCGCGGCAAGGAGTTCGACCGCCTCTCGCTCAAGGAGCGCGACGAGGTGCTCAAGGTCATGGACCAGGGCAAGGCCGAACTGCAGAACTTTGACGGCAAGCAGTTCATGGAGGCGCTGCTCGACATCACCATGGAGGGCTTCTTCTCCGATCCGATCTACGGCGGCAACAAGAACAAGGTGTCGTGGCGCATGATCGGTTATCCGGGCCTGCCCGCCACCTACGCCAACATGATGGATCTGTACCGGAACAAACTCTACAAGCCGGAACCGCAGTCGATCGCGGACTTCTCGTAA
- a CDS encoding thiolase family protein has translation MIEAYIPYGAYWSSPFARWQGAFSGLHALKFAAHRAQAELRSRAIDGTEFDFGVLGTTIPQQHSFFGAPWVTGMLGAGHVSGPTINQACATGARCLATAAQNLATGDAQCVLVITADKTSNGPHIYYPQPSGPGGTGAHEDWVLDNFSCDPLTGSGMLQTAENVARKWQITTAEQNDVTLRRYEQYQDALAHDSRFLKRFMTLPFEVPDKGFKRTASQLSGDEGVHATTADGVRKLAPVMKDGTVTYAGQTHPADGHAAMVVTTKERAAKLSKRPELAIRLIAFGQSREEPAMMPAAPIKAARVALKRAGLKIGDMAAIKSHNPFAVNDIAFARETGCDLMAMNNYGCSLVWGHPQGPTGLRAVIELIEELTERGGGYGLFHGCAAGDTAMAVVIEVADA, from the coding sequence ATGATCGAAGCGTACATTCCTTATGGTGCCTACTGGTCTTCGCCCTTCGCGCGCTGGCAGGGCGCGTTCTCAGGCCTGCACGCGCTTAAATTTGCGGCACATCGCGCGCAGGCCGAGCTGCGCAGCCGCGCGATCGACGGGACCGAGTTCGATTTCGGCGTGCTCGGCACCACGATCCCGCAGCAGCACAGTTTCTTCGGCGCGCCGTGGGTGACGGGCATGCTCGGTGCCGGCCACGTCTCGGGTCCGACCATCAACCAGGCCTGCGCCACCGGTGCGCGATGCCTCGCCACCGCGGCGCAGAATCTGGCGACAGGCGATGCGCAGTGCGTGCTCGTGATCACCGCCGATAAGACCTCGAACGGACCGCACATCTATTATCCGCAGCCGTCGGGACCGGGCGGCACGGGCGCCCATGAGGACTGGGTGCTCGACAACTTCTCCTGCGATCCGCTGACCGGATCGGGGATGCTGCAGACCGCGGAGAACGTCGCGCGGAAATGGCAGATCACGACAGCGGAGCAGAACGACGTGACGCTGCGCCGCTACGAGCAATACCAGGACGCGCTGGCGCACGACTCGCGGTTCCTGAAACGCTTCATGACGCTGCCGTTCGAGGTGCCGGACAAAGGCTTCAAGCGAACGGCATCGCAGCTTTCGGGCGACGAGGGCGTGCACGCCACGACCGCGGACGGCGTGCGCAAGCTTGCGCCGGTGATGAAGGACGGCACCGTGACCTACGCGGGCCAGACGCATCCGGCCGACGGGCACGCCGCGATGGTCGTGACCACCAAGGAGAGAGCGGCGAAGCTCTCGAAGCGCCCCGAACTTGCCATCCGACTCATCGCATTCGGCCAGTCGCGCGAAGAACCTGCGATGATGCCGGCTGCGCCGATCAAGGCGGCGCGGGTCGCGCTGAAGCGCGCCGGTCTCAAGATCGGCGACATGGCGGCGATCAAATCGCACAATCCGTTTGCCGTGAATGACATCGCCTTCGCCCGCGAGACCGGCTGCGACCTGATGGCGATGAACAACTACGGCTGCTCGCTGGTCTGGGGCCACCCGCAGGGCCCGACCGGATTGCGGGCGGTCATCGAACTGATCGAGGAATTGACCGAGCGTGGCGGCGGCTATGGCCTGTTTCACGGCTGTGCGGCCGGCGATACCGCCATGGCGGTTGTGATCGAAGTGGCGGACGCGTGA
- a CDS encoding AMP-binding protein gives MTEPARMVGADALPPVPPTLAHLLIDAATRAPQAEALVCGDLRLTYAQYLNAAVALANDLGAQGASGERVALLLGNSAEMAVATFATHLVGAQAVLLNPIYTARELSVIIEDAEPALLLHQASYAELVAAIKSHKGRTQILDCRHLQIDKPAELASPLPTPETFATLQYTGGTTGRPKGVNLKHRSLAINVAQREALLPTRESGERILCVTPLCHSYATSMALYLSAYCAGVLVILPKYSAEAVLKTLESERITIFPGSPTIFVGLMAHPYFAEANFSALRLCYSGSAALPAATLAQWEGRVCCKIYEGFGQTEAGPVLTFNAVGQETKPGAVGMPLPRTEIEIVDLESGRTVLNRGQAGEVRARGPQIMSGYRNALEETAKALRDGWLYTGDIGAIEDDGTLTIRGRKKEMVIVGGYNVFPREVEDVLLSFPGVSEAAVVGAPDSYRGESVRAFVIAEKSMVLDPASLLTHCTQNLARYKVPASIEIRSDLPKTAVGKIDKVALEAEVQAKS, from the coding sequence ATGACTGAGCCGGCGCGGATGGTCGGTGCGGATGCGTTGCCGCCTGTTCCGCCCACGCTCGCGCATCTCCTGATCGATGCCGCGACGCGTGCGCCGCAGGCTGAGGCGCTGGTCTGCGGCGATCTTCGCCTGACCTACGCGCAGTATCTCAATGCCGCGGTGGCATTGGCCAATGATCTGGGCGCGCAGGGCGCCAGCGGCGAGCGCGTCGCGCTGCTGCTCGGCAATTCTGCCGAGATGGCGGTGGCGACCTTCGCGACACACCTGGTCGGCGCGCAGGCGGTGCTGCTCAACCCGATCTACACGGCGCGGGAGCTGTCGGTCATCATCGAGGATGCCGAGCCCGCGCTGCTGCTGCATCAGGCTAGCTACGCTGAGCTGGTCGCAGCAATCAAAAGTCACAAAGGCCGGACGCAAATTCTTGACTGCAGACATTTGCAGATCGACAAACCTGCCGAACTCGCATCTCCTCTGCCTACGCCTGAAACTTTCGCCACGCTGCAATACACCGGCGGTACGACAGGGCGGCCTAAGGGCGTCAACCTCAAGCACAGGTCGCTTGCCATCAACGTGGCGCAGCGCGAGGCGCTGCTGCCGACGCGCGAAAGCGGCGAACGCATTCTCTGCGTCACGCCGCTGTGTCACAGCTACGCGACCTCGATGGCGCTCTATCTTTCAGCCTATTGCGCGGGCGTGCTGGTGATCCTGCCAAAATACAGCGCGGAGGCCGTGCTGAAGACGCTCGAAAGCGAGCGGATCACAATCTTTCCGGGCAGCCCGACCATCTTCGTCGGTCTGATGGCGCATCCGTACTTTGCCGAGGCCAATTTTTCCGCGCTCCGCCTTTGCTATTCGGGCTCGGCGGCGCTCCCCGCGGCGACGCTGGCGCAATGGGAAGGCCGCGTTTGCTGCAAGATCTATGAAGGCTTCGGCCAGACCGAAGCGGGGCCGGTGCTGACGTTCAACGCGGTCGGACAGGAGACCAAACCTGGCGCGGTCGGCATGCCGTTGCCGCGCACCGAAATCGAAATCGTCGATCTCGAAAGCGGTCGCACCGTGCTCAATCGCGGCCAGGCGGGAGAGGTCCGCGCGCGGGGACCGCAGATCATGAGCGGCTATCGCAACGCGCTGGAGGAGACCGCCAAGGCGCTGCGCGACGGCTGGCTTTACACCGGCGACATCGGCGCGATCGAGGATGACGGCACGTTGACGATCCGCGGGCGCAAGAAGGAGATGGTGATCGTCGGCGGCTACAACGTATTTCCGCGCGAGGTCGAGGATGTGCTGCTGTCGTTTCCCGGCGTCAGCGAAGCCGCTGTCGTCGGTGCGCCGGACAGCTATCGCGGCGAGAGCGTGCGCGCTTTCGTGATTGCTGAAAAGAGCATGGTGCTCGATCCGGCTTCACTGCTCACTCACTGCACGCAAAACTTGGCGCGCTACAAAGTGCCGGCGTCGATTGAAATACGGTCCGACTTGCCGAAAACCGCCGTCGGCAAGATCGACAAGGTCGCGCTCGAAGCGGAGGTGCAAGCTAAATCGTGA
- a CDS encoding SDR family NAD(P)-dependent oxidoreductase — MSDNVAVVTGGSTGIGAEICRQMLDAGYEVVSLALGRPEQKHTRLHAVEVDLIDAEATQQAAADVASRFAVTHLVHNAGVIRPALLPDVKISDLEALSQLHLGSAVMLVQAALPSMKQQKFGRVVLMSSRGALGLQTRTAYAATKAGMIGMARTWALELAADGITVNVIAPGPIAGTDMFHALVPKGGEREAALAKAIPVQRLGQPDDVARAVMFFCDRANSFVTGQTLYVCGGSSVGSLTI; from the coding sequence GTGAGCGACAATGTCGCGGTCGTGACCGGCGGCTCGACCGGCATCGGCGCGGAAATCTGCCGGCAGATGCTCGATGCCGGCTACGAGGTCGTCTCGCTGGCGCTTGGCCGGCCGGAGCAGAAGCACACGCGCTTGCACGCGGTCGAGGTGGACCTGATAGACGCCGAAGCGACGCAACAGGCCGCTGCCGATGTCGCGTCGCGTTTTGCTGTGACGCATCTCGTCCACAACGCCGGCGTCATCCGCCCGGCGCTGCTGCCCGACGTCAAAATCTCTGATCTCGAAGCGTTGTCGCAGCTTCATCTCGGCTCGGCCGTCATGCTTGTTCAAGCCGCGCTCCCGTCGATGAAGCAACAAAAATTCGGGCGCGTCGTGCTGATGTCGTCGCGCGGCGCGCTGGGGTTGCAGACGCGCACGGCGTACGCCGCCACCAAGGCCGGCATGATCGGCATGGCGCGCACCTGGGCGCTGGAGCTTGCGGCCGACGGCATCACCGTCAACGTGATCGCGCCGGGGCCGATCGCGGGCACCGACATGTTCCACGCCTTGGTGCCGAAGGGCGGCGAGCGGGAAGCCGCGCTGGCCAAGGCCATTCCGGTGCAGCGGCTTGGCCAGCCGGACGACGTCGCGCGCGCGGTGATGTTCTTCTGCGACCGCGCCAACAGCTTCGTTACCGGACAGACATTGTATGTGTGCGGCGGCTCAAGCGTCGGCAGTCTCACGATTTAG
- a CDS encoding cyclase family protein: protein MTAIDLMQFARAVSSGDVRIVDLTQTLAQEFPTIVLPPELGQCAPFRIEEVSRYDERGPAWYWNNISLGEHTGTHFDAPIHWISGKDLPNNAVDTIDVRKFIAPACVLDCSAACANNPDFALTIPFVEEWEVRHGKIEPGSWVLLRTDWSKKTYPDYAGLRDDGAHTPGPEPAVVKWFVEQRDVHGFGTETIGTDFGQGHHFNPPYPAHFYMHGKGRFGLQCLTNLDLLPPKGSVIIAAPLKIKNGSGSPLRVLALVGGAK, encoded by the coding sequence ATGACCGCGATCGACCTCATGCAATTCGCCCGCGCGGTTTCGAGCGGCGACGTCCGCATCGTCGATCTCACGCAGACGCTCGCACAGGAATTCCCGACCATCGTGCTGCCGCCGGAACTCGGCCAGTGCGCACCGTTCCGCATCGAGGAGGTGTCGCGTTACGACGAGCGCGGGCCCGCCTGGTACTGGAACAACATCAGCCTCGGCGAACACACCGGCACGCATTTCGATGCGCCGATCCACTGGATCTCCGGCAAGGACCTGCCGAACAACGCGGTCGACACCATCGACGTGCGCAAGTTCATCGCGCCGGCCTGCGTGCTCGACTGCTCGGCAGCCTGCGCCAACAATCCGGACTTCGCGCTGACCATTCCGTTTGTCGAGGAGTGGGAGGTGCGCCACGGCAAGATCGAGCCGGGAAGCTGGGTGCTGCTGCGCACCGACTGGTCGAAGAAGACCTACCCGGATTACGCAGGCCTGCGCGACGACGGCGCTCACACGCCGGGGCCTGAGCCCGCCGTGGTGAAATGGTTCGTCGAACAGCGCGACGTGCACGGCTTCGGCACCGAGACAATCGGCACCGACTTCGGCCAGGGCCACCACTTCAACCCGCCCTACCCGGCACACTTCTATATGCACGGCAAAGGCCGGTTCGGCCTGCAGTGCCTGACCAATCTCGATCTGCTGCCGCCCAAGGGTTCCGTGATCATTGCGGCGCCGCTGAAGATCAAGAACGGCTCGGGAAGTCCGTTGCGGGTGCTTGCGCTCGTCGGAGGCGCGAAGTGA
- a CDS encoding SDR family oxidoreductase — protein MTEPLVRPKRKNPLKRTRLPLSPQGVRSRTGHGLTAAAAEGRFALQVCLDCNTVVYPPRDACPECLSARLPFRDVGNGGVLVAETTVQTSTDPYFRERTPWRVGTVKLDVGPAVVAHLHGDTVEGQRVRVEFKLDRSGSAVAIALPEKDTPNMADDPHLREMTCDPKFRRVLITDGRTAVGQAMAKAFSDAGASIVFVGLADSWKPFPGFDALKKIERVEIVPLDVTDTESVTEQAEQNGARIDIVVNTAEHVRAGGVVNRHGLTVAREEIDIRYLGLLRLAQAFGPVLRFRGADGVNSAAAFVNLISVHALMNWPQFGSHSAAEAACLSAAQCMRAELRPGGVKVLNVFFGPLETEWFQTVPPPKVTPGALANAVIRALKQGVEDAYVGDIAEDIRARLAVNPKALEREMES, from the coding sequence ATGACCGAACCCCTTGTCCGCCCGAAACGAAAAAATCCGCTGAAACGGACGCGGCTGCCGCTTTCGCCGCAGGGCGTGCGCAGCCGCACCGGCCATGGCCTCACGGCCGCGGCCGCCGAAGGCCGCTTCGCGCTGCAGGTCTGTCTTGATTGCAACACCGTGGTCTATCCGCCGCGCGACGCCTGCCCGGAATGCCTCTCCGCACGGCTGCCGTTCCGCGACGTCGGCAATGGCGGCGTGCTGGTCGCCGAAACCACCGTGCAGACTTCGACCGATCCTTACTTTCGCGAGCGGACGCCGTGGCGCGTCGGCACGGTGAAGCTCGACGTGGGACCTGCCGTGGTCGCCCATCTGCACGGTGACACAGTCGAGGGCCAGCGCGTGCGCGTCGAATTCAAGCTCGACCGGAGCGGCTCGGCCGTCGCCATCGCGCTTCCCGAGAAGGACACTCCGAACATGGCCGACGATCCGCACCTACGCGAGATGACCTGCGATCCGAAATTCCGCCGCGTGCTGATCACCGACGGCCGTACAGCGGTCGGCCAGGCCATGGCGAAGGCGTTTTCCGACGCTGGAGCCTCGATCGTATTTGTCGGCTTGGCCGATTCCTGGAAGCCGTTTCCAGGATTCGATGCGCTAAAAAAGATCGAGCGTGTCGAGATCGTGCCGCTCGACGTCACCGACACAGAATCGGTCACCGAGCAGGCCGAACAGAACGGCGCGCGCATCGACATTGTGGTCAACACCGCCGAGCACGTTCGCGCGGGCGGCGTGGTCAATCGCCATGGATTGACCGTCGCGCGCGAAGAGATCGACATCCGCTACCTCGGCCTCCTCCGCCTCGCCCAGGCGTTCGGCCCGGTGCTGCGCTTTCGCGGCGCCGATGGCGTCAACTCGGCTGCAGCTTTCGTCAATCTCATCTCGGTGCACGCGCTGATGAACTGGCCGCAATTCGGCAGCCATTCGGCGGCGGAGGCCGCGTGCTTGTCAGCGGCGCAATGCATGCGCGCTGAACTCAGGCCCGGCGGTGTCAAGGTGCTCAACGTGTTCTTCGGCCCGCTGGAGACCGAGTGGTTCCAGACGGTGCCGCCACCGAAGGTGACGCCTGGAGCACTGGCCAATGCGGTGATCCGCGCGCTCAAGCAGGGCGTCGAAGACGCCTACGTCGGCGACATCGCCGAAGACATCCGGGCGCGCCTTGCGGTGAACCCGAAGGCGCTCGAGCGAGAGATGGAAAGCTGA